In Helianthus annuus cultivar XRQ/B chromosome 9, HanXRQr2.0-SUNRISE, whole genome shotgun sequence, the following are encoded in one genomic region:
- the LOC110879786 gene encoding ribosomal RNA small subunit methyltransferase G, protein MLLYRTRIFNLPVSFSLGTFIKHLERATNLKPTVITRRSTTTKCSIVNASHFETLNPLQQQQVHLYVDALLDWNQKMNLTAVRDANDVMDRHIEDSLAIIPPIRSSYVSNCESTVEKLNLVDVGSGAGLPGLILAIACPDWKLTLLESLNKRCVFLEHVIGLMGLSNVKVIRGRAEDVGQNLEFREVYDVAVARAVAEMRILAEYCLPLVRVGGLFVAAKGHSPEEEVRRADKAIRVMGASLLQTCYVNSHSPYGQRTAIVCLKNGPTPKKYPRDPGTPAKSPL, encoded by the exons ATGCTGCTGTATCGCACCCGAATCTTCAATTTACCCGTTTCATTCTCATTGGGGactttcatcaaacaccttgagCGCGCCACAAATCTCAAACCAACGGTCATAACCAGAAGATCCACAACCACAAAATGTTCAATCGTCAATGCCTCCCACTTCGAAACCCTAAATCCTCTACAACAGCAACAAGTCCACCTCTACGTTGACGCTCTTCTCGATTGGAACCAG AAAATGAATCTCACTGCGGTTAGAGATGCAAATGATGTTATGGATAGGCACATTGAGGACTCACTTGCGATTATACCTCCGATTCGAAGCTCTTATGTATCGAATTGTGAATCTACCGTTGAAAAACTTAATTTGGTAGATGTTGGAAGTGGTGCTGGACTTCCTGGATTGATATTGGCCATTGCTTGTCCTG ATTGGAAACTGACGCTTTTAGAGTCGTTAAATAAGCGGTGTGTGTTTCTGGAGCATGTGATTGGCTTGATGGGATTATCTAATGTTAAGGTTATCAGAGGAAGAGCTGAG GACGTGGGACAAAATTTAGAATTTAGAGAAGTATATGATGTTGCAGTAGCGAGAGCTGTTGCAGAAATGAGGATATTAG CTGAGTACTGTCTTCCCCTTGTTCGTGTTGGTGGCTTGTTTGTTGCAGCGAAAGGTCATTCTCCGGAG GAAGAAGTAAGAAGAGCCGATAAAGCAATTCGAGTCATGGGGGCTTCCTTGTTACAAACATGCTATG TAAATTCACACAGCCCGTATGGACAGAGAACGGCGATTGTCTGTTTGAAAAATGGTCCGACCCCCAAGAAATATCCTCGTGATCCAGGTACACCCGCAAAGTCACCACTGTAG
- the LOC110879787 gene encoding protein JINGUBANG, translating to MPHLQILNSQDESQSQFSYYHLPITHNCILTIKHKNSYISSLSIGGKLLYTGSSDKEIQMLKRDNLRYEFDHENLNNSMIITGKGAVKSLVVSADKIYSAHQDHRIRVWKVDENDAQQKKLTQLATLPTFSDRALTILTPKNHVQVRRHKKSTWVHHNDTVSALAVSRDGLVLYSVSWDRTLKIWRTTDFKCLESVANAHDDAINAVALSSHGDVYTGSTDKKIKIWRKLKSPKGEKHNLIATLKKHRSGINALALSTNENVLYSGASDRLITVWEKSDDDGMVVVCTLKGHVKSILCLSVVSDLLCSGSADETIRIWRGVEKCYFCLAVLEGHSGPVKCLTSETDHLSLSDTSASYIIYSGGLDSDIKVWQILIPL from the coding sequence ATGCCACATCTTCAAATTTTGAACTCACAAGATGAATCACAATCTCAATTTTCTTATTACCACCTACCGATTACACACAACTGCATCTTAACCATCAAACACAAGAACTCGTACATCTCGTCTCTTAGCATTGGTGGGAAGTTGCTATACACAGGTTCTTCCGACAAAGAAATACAGATGTTGAAGCGTGATAATTTAAGGTATGAATTTGATCACGAAAATCTGAATAACAGCATGATAATCACAGGAAAGGGTGCAGTAAAGTCTTTAGTGGTTTCCGCTGACAAAATATATAGTGCCCATCAAGACCACAGGATCCGCGTTTGGAAAGTTGATGAAAATGACGCACAGCAAAAGAAGCTAACACAGTTGGCCACACTCCCAACGTTTAGTGATCGGGCCCTAACGATTCTAACTCCGAAGAATCATGTACAAGTTAGGCGACACAAGAAATCCACATGGGTCCATCATAACGATACTGTATCAGCACTAGCCGTGTCCAGGGACGGTTTGGTCCTTTACTCAGTTTCGTGGGATAGAACACTAAAGATTTGGCGTACAACTGACTTCAAATGCCTAGAGTCAGTAGCTAATGCGCATGATGATGCAATAAACGCAGTAGCATTATCAAGCCATGGTGATGTTTATACTGGATCAACTGACAAAAAAATAAAGATTTGGAGGAAATTAAAATCACCAAAAGGTGAGAAACACAATTTGATTGCTACATTAAAGAAACACAGATCTGGGATTAACGCATTGGCACTAAGCACCAATGAGAATGTTTTGTACTCTGGTGCGAGTGATAGGTTGATTACGGTTTGGGAGAAGAGTGACGATGATGGCATGGTGGTCGTGTGTACGCTTAAGGGGCATGTTAAGTCCATATTGTGTTTAAGTGTTGTATCCGATCTGCTGTGTAGTGGTTCTGCTGATGAAACCATAAGAATTTGGAGAGGAGTTgagaaatgctacttttgtttggCGGTTTTGGAGGGCCACAGTGGTCCGGTTAAGTGCTTGACTTCAGAAACGGATCACCTCAGTTTATCTGATACATCAGCTTCTTACATTATCTACAGTGGTGGTCTGGATTCTGACATAAAAGTTTGGCAGATTTTGATCCCTCTATGA